GGATCAATATTGGTAAGTATAATTTCATTTAATAGTGTACAACGTTTCAGCTAAGCTACGTAAAATCGGTTTGGTAGGTAAGGTTATGTAGCTTAGCTATTGTTGCACTAAACACCTTCGGTGTAGCTTTTCTCAAATTTACGTAAAAGTATCTCATAATTAAACCGATAAAATTATGAGACAAGAAACACCAACAAAACCCTCTATTGAGGTTAGGCAGGAATTAGATTTATTAAGAAAGCGTATGACGGTTGCCAACCGATCATTATCGAGTATACGAAGTTATTGTAGAGCTATAGAAAAGCTTAGTATTTTTCACAAATGTTCTGCACGGTTTTTAGAAATAGACCAGCTCATCGATTTTCTTTATCACTTACAGCAAGATGATGGTCTACTATGGCGCACGATCAAACTTTATGTGGCCGGATTACGATATTATTACCAAGAGGTGGTAGGCAATGTTAAACTGGCACAGCAGATACCTTATCCCAAAGAGAAGCCAAGTTTACCTGTTATTTTAAGCCGCGAAGAACTTCAAAAAGTTTTTGATGGTTGCATCAATTACAAACATAAAGTAATGTTTCGTTTAGTGTATTCTTCAGGTTTAAGACGATCAGAGTTAGCCAACTTAAAGATAAAAGATATAGAAACATTAGATGGGAAGATGCGCATTCGTATCAACAACGGTAAAGGCGGAAAAGATAGATATACCGTTTTATCACAAACCATTTTAGAAGAACTAAGAATCTATTTTAAAATGAGTAAGCCTAAAACCTATCTATTTAATGGGCGAGTAAAAGGAGAGCCAATGAGCTTAGGAGGGATTAAACATGCACTAGATA
Above is a genomic segment from Flavobacteriales bacterium containing:
- a CDS encoding tyrosine-type recombinase/integrase produces the protein MRQETPTKPSIEVRQELDLLRKRMTVANRSLSSIRSYCRAIEKLSIFHKCSARFLEIDQLIDFLYHLQQDDGLLWRTIKLYVAGLRYYYQEVVGNVKLAQQIPYPKEKPSLPVILSREELQKVFDGCINYKHKVMFRLVYSSGLRRSELANLKIKDIETLDGKMRIRINNGKGGKDRYTVLSQTILEELRIYFKMSKPKTYLFNGRVKGEPMSLGGIKHALDNAVKRSGLAKKVNMHILRHCFASHALEDGLNIKTLQYLLGHQSIKTTLIYLHVSEVPLSKAFSPLDNWK